Proteins encoded in a region of the Apostichopus japonicus isolate 1M-3 chromosome 19, ASM3797524v1, whole genome shotgun sequence genome:
- the LOC139959802 gene encoding uncharacterized protein — protein MDLSAENGTSESESSVRILEGYIDHRNLEKTSDIKQRWTVFQGNAKTGLFQLKIFKSEKEKSLKGAYTINKDNFLGMERGEIRASRNKRKDISTVYLGVILKGGKTICLQETTDSHIEGVPTAVELDKWRHALLHEFFCESWIVYPKKGLQSQEFQMTLHATSYYLSLVTLSPPRSHKVWSMEDITQCESQGDLFLFNISGKETGGYFELRADSVQEARHINQTVKRMVSSRKQERKRNVPTLEIPPALPRRDTGKDRYTPSPRAERKQIFGSPTVDDDSAS, from the exons ATGGATTTATCAGCTGAAAATGGCACCAGCGAAAGTGAGTCATCAGTCAGAATTCTTGAGGGTTATATCGACCACCGAAACTTAGAGAAAACTTCAGACATCAAACAG AGATGGACCGTCTTTCAAGGCAACGCAAAAACAG GTTTGTTCCAGctgaaaatattcaaaagcGAAAAGGAGAAGAGCTTGAAGGGCGCCTATACAATCAATAAAGATAACTTTCTTGGGATGGAGAGAGGAGAGATACGGGCTTCGAGGAACAAGAGGAAGGATATCAGTACTGTCTATCTTGGTGTCATCTTGAAGGGGGGCAAGACAATATGTCTGCAGGAGACCACTGATAGCCACATAGAGGGAGTACCGACAGCTGTTGAACTAGACAAATGGAGGCACGCTCTCCTCCATGAGTTTTTCTGTG AGAGCTGGATTGTCTATCCGAAGAAAGGACTACAGTCTCAGGAGTTTCAAATGACCCTCCACGCCACCTCTTACTACCTCTCCTTGGTCACCCTTAGTCCTCCTCGAAGCCATAAAGTTTGGAGTATGGAAGATATAACTCAATGCGAATCACAGGGGGATTTGTTCCTGTTCAATATCAGTGGCAAAGAAACAG GTGGTTACTTTGAATTGAGGGCTGATTCAGTTCAAGAAGCCAGACACATTAACCAAACAGTCAAACGGATGGTCTCGTCCAGAAAGCAGGAACGTAAAAGGAATGTCCCAACGCTGGAGATTCCTCCTGCCCTTCCAAGAAGAGATACAGGAA AAGACCGATACACTCCATCACCAAGAGCGGAACGAAAGCAAATATTCGGGAGTCCGACGGTGGACGATGATTCAGCAAGTTGA
- the LOC139959803 gene encoding charged multivesicular body protein 6-like isoform X2 has product MGGLFGKPKQSRVTEQDKAVLQLKQQRDKIQQYQQKIETNLDKERQLAKRLIKDGRKDRALLLLKKKRFQEQLLQRTDGQLENLEKMVSELEFSQIQAKVVEGLKTGNESLKKMHEILSIEDVENIMEETQQGIETQREIDELLSGGLTDQDEDAVLEEYEMMFGETEDIKLPDAPSNDLPELEREKTKTERTRVAAT; this is encoded by the exons ATGGGAGGCTTATTTGGTAAACCAAAGCAGTCTAGAGTAACTGAGCAGGACAAAGCTGTTCTG CAACTGAAACAACAAAGGGACAAAATACAACAATACCAGCAGAAGATCGAAACAAACCTAGACAAAGAACGTCAATTGGCTAAGCGACTTATCAAAGATGGCAGGAAAGA TCGGGCTCTGCTGCTGTTGAAGAAGAAACGATTCCAGGAACAATTGTTACAGAGAACAGACGGACAACTGGAGAACCTAGAGAAGATGGTCTCTGAGTTAGAATTTTCACAGATTCAGGCCAAGGTTGTCGAGGGACTCAAGACTGGTAATGAGAGTCTCAAGAAGATGCATGAG ATATTATCGATTGAGGATGTAGAGAATATCATGGAAGAGACCCAGCAGGGTATTGAAACTCAAAGA GAAATTGATGAGCTCTTATCAGGAGGATTGACAGATCAAGATGAGGATGCGGTATTAGAGGAATACGAGATGATGTTTGGCGAGACAGAGGATATCAAATTACCAGATGCTCCGTCCAACGATTTACCGGAACTGG agagagagaaaacaaaaacagaaaggaCTCGTGTGGCAGCTACATAA
- the LOC139959803 gene encoding charged multivesicular body protein 6-A-like isoform X1, with protein sequence MGGLFGKPKQSRVTEQDKAVLQLKQQRDKIQQYQQKIETNLDKERQLAKRLIKDGRKDRALLLLKKKRFQEQLLQRTDGQLENLEKMVSELEFSQIQAKVVEGLKTGNESLKKMHEILSIEDVENIMEETQQGIETQREIDELLSGGLTDQDEDAVLEEYEMMFGETEDIKLPDAPSNDLPELEPEREKTKTERTRVAAT encoded by the exons ATGGGAGGCTTATTTGGTAAACCAAAGCAGTCTAGAGTAACTGAGCAGGACAAAGCTGTTCTG CAACTGAAACAACAAAGGGACAAAATACAACAATACCAGCAGAAGATCGAAACAAACCTAGACAAAGAACGTCAATTGGCTAAGCGACTTATCAAAGATGGCAGGAAAGA TCGGGCTCTGCTGCTGTTGAAGAAGAAACGATTCCAGGAACAATTGTTACAGAGAACAGACGGACAACTGGAGAACCTAGAGAAGATGGTCTCTGAGTTAGAATTTTCACAGATTCAGGCCAAGGTTGTCGAGGGACTCAAGACTGGTAATGAGAGTCTCAAGAAGATGCATGAG ATATTATCGATTGAGGATGTAGAGAATATCATGGAAGAGACCCAGCAGGGTATTGAAACTCAAAGA GAAATTGATGAGCTCTTATCAGGAGGATTGACAGATCAAGATGAGGATGCGGTATTAGAGGAATACGAGATGATGTTTGGCGAGACAGAGGATATCAAATTACCAGATGCTCCGTCCAACGATTTACCGGAACTGG AaccagagagagagaaaacaaaaacagaaaggaCTCGTGTGGCAGCTACATAA